The Betta splendens chromosome 4, fBetSpl5.4, whole genome shotgun sequence genome contains a region encoding:
- the LOC114853233 gene encoding NLR family CARD domain-containing protein 3-like, producing the protein MSDVHSSLSAPELDTQLESLFVQLEDDIFHFVKNELKRHQRILSSASQSKEDDVLDGGSREAFLKILLHFMKSRKQEKLANRLQSSTLAAACQAELKSKLKKKFSCLFEGTAKVGDPALLSQMYTELHITQGRCEDDGVEHEARQVEIASRKQIQKETTISCKEIFKPSPGSFQPVKTVMMKGVAGIGKTVLTQKYTLDWAEGKTNQDIDFTFPFTFRELNVLKDKRYSLVKLIHDHFIKVKEAGICRFEEFNVLFIFDGLDECRLPLDFKGNEILSDASEVTTVDVLLTNLIRGKLLPSAHIWMTTRPAAAGLIPSDLVNVITEVRGFSDPQKEEYFRKRFPEEKLAERIVSHIKTSRSLHVMCHIPVFCWIIATVLEEALKSKEEAELPKTLTEMYIHFLVVQAKLTNIKYLGGAETDPHWNPENKNTILSLGKLAFEQLRKGNLIFYDSDLTECGIDVRAASVYSGVFTQIFREESGLYQEKVFCFIHLSVQEFLAALYVHLTFINSGVNLLSEEQLVFKTSTTRSAESAVTHFYQNAVDETLLSPNGHLDLFLRLLLGLSLEKNQILLRGLQTHIESGLQTQQEITRYIKRKIEEIPSAERSIVLFHCLNELNDQTLVAEIQGFLSSGNISSRNLSPAQWAALVFILLTSDKELDVFDLSKYSASEDALLKLLPVVKASKKAQLSGCNLSDRSCEALSSVLSSKSSSLRELDLSNNDLQDSGVKLLTAELMSPHCALETLRLSLCNLSARSCETLCSVLSSEICSLRELDLSNNNLEDSGVKLLSAGLKTCALETLRLSGCLITEKGFESLASALSSNPSHLRELDLSYNHPGETGVKVLLAGLEDPSWQLDTLRLEPCGVQWLKPGLRKYFCELTLDPNTANRNLILSDNNRKVTWTIKDLSYPDHPDRFDYCCQLLCADGLTGRSYWEVEWEGEDLISVSYEGIKRKGGVADSRFGGNEQSWSLCCSAGGYSVWHNNREIVLHSSTCSDSNRVAVYVDHAAGTLSFYTVSSDMLSHLYTFHCSFTEPLYPGFGFLFGFRVCSGFSLALCSVGGSVQFRVSGVHDNGQTDISHV; encoded by the exons ATGTCAGACGTTCACAGCAGTTTGTCAGCCCCTGAGCTTGACACACAACTGGAATCCTTATTTGTG CAACTTGAGGACGACATCTTTCATTTTGTAAAGAATGAACTGAAAAGACACCAAAGAATTCTGAGTTCAGCATCTCAGTCGAAAGAAGACGACGTGTTGGACGGTGGCAGCAGAGAGGCGTTCCTGAAGATCTTGCTGCACTTCATGAAGAGCAGAAAGCAAGAGAAGTTGGCCAAccgtctgcagagca GTACTCTTGCTGCCGCTTGCCAGGCTGAACTCAAATCTAAGCTGAAGAAAAAATTCTCCTGTTTATTTGAGGGCACTGCAAAAGTGGGAGACCCGGCTCTTCTAAGTCAGATGTACACAGAGCTGCACATCACACAGGGAAGGTGTGAAGACGATGGTGTGGAACATGAGGCCAGACAGGTTGAAATTGCATCAAGGAAACAAATCCAAAAAGAAACTACAATAAGTTGCAAAGAAATATTTAAACCCTCACCTGGATCATTCCAACCAGTCAAGACGGTGATGATGAAGGGGGTGGCTGGCATTGGTAAGACGGTCCTTACACAGAAAtacactctggactgggctgaaggcaaAACCAACCAGGACATAGACTTCACATTCCCATTCACTTTCAGAGAGCTCAACGTGCTAAAAGACAAGCGCTACAGTTTAGTGAAGCTTATCCATGACCACTTTATTAAAGTTAAAGAAGCAGGAATTTGCAGGTTTGAAGAGTTTAATGTTCTGTTTATCTTCGATGGTTTGGACGAGTGTCGACTTCCCCTCGATTTCAAAGGCAACGAGATCCTGAGTGACGCCTCGGAGGTGACCACAGTGGacgtgctgctgacaaacctcatcagggGGAAACTGCTCCCCTCTGCTCACATCTGGATGACCACGCGACCAGCAGCGGCCGGTCTGATCCCGTCAGATCTGGTTAACGTGATCACAGAGGTGAGAGGCTTTAGTGACCCACAGAAagaggagtacttcaggaagagattcccAGAGGAGAAGCTGGCTGAACGAATAGtttcccacatcaagacgtcccGAAGCCTCCATGTCATGTGTCacatcccagtgttctgctggatcattGCAACAGTTCTGGAAGAGGCGCtgaaaagcaaagaagaagcagagctgCCCAAAACgctgactgagatgtacattcacttcctggtggttcaggcCAAACTGACAAACATCAAGTACCTTGGAGGAGCGGAAACAGATCCTCACTGGAATCCAGAAAACAAGAACACGATTCTGTCTCTTGGAAAACTTGCGTTTGAGCAGCTGAGAAAAGGCAACTTGATTTTCTATGactcagacctgacagagtgcggcatcgatgtcagagcgGCCTCCGTGTACTCAGGcgtgttcacacagatctttaGAGAAGAGAGTGGGCTGTACCAGGAGAAGGTCTTCTGCTTCATCCAtttgagcgttcaggagttccTGGCTGCTCTTTACGTCCATCTGACATTCATTAACTCTGGAGTCAATCTGCTGTCAGAAGAACAGCTGGTTTTCAAGACGTCCACAACAAGAAGTGCCGaatctgcagtgacacacttCTACCAGAATGCAGTGGACGAGACTTTGCTGAGTCCAAACGGACACTTGGACTTGTTCCTGCGCCTTCTTCTCGGCCTCTCGCTAGAAAAGAACCAGATTCTGCTTCGaggtctgcagacacacatagAAAGTggcctgcagacacagcaggaAATTACAAGATACATCAAGAGGAAGATTGAGGAGATTCcctcagcagagaggagcatcGTTCTGTTTCACTGTCTGAACGAGCTGAACGATCAGACTTTGGTAGCAGAGATCCAGGGGTTCCTGAGTTCAGGGAACATCTCCAGTAGGAACCTCTCTCCTGCTCAGTGGGCGGCTCTGGTCTTCATCTTGCTGACATCAGACAAAGAACTGGATGTGTTTGACCTCAGCAAATATTCAGCTTCAGAAGATGCtctactgaagctgctgccaGTGGTCAAAGCCTCCAAAAAAGCTCA GCTGAGTGGCTGTAATCTGTCagacagaagctgtgaagctctgtcctcagtcctCAGCTCTAAGTCATCCAgcctgagagaactggacctgagcaacaacgacctgcaggactcaggagTGAAGCTTCTCACTGCAGAACTGATGAGTCCTCACTGTGCACTGGAAACTCTTAG GCTGAGTCTATGTAACCTCTCAGCAAGAAGCTGTGAAACTCTGTGCTCAGTTCTCAgctcagagatctgcagcctgAGAGAGCTGGACTTGAGCAACAACAACCTTGAGGACTCAGGAGTGAAGCTTctctctgctggactgaagactTGTGCTCTGGAAACTCTGCG gcttTCAGGTTGTCTGATCACAGAGAAAGGGTTTGaatctctggcctcagctctgagctccaatccttcccatctgagagagctggacctcagctacaatcatccaggagagaCGGGGGTGAAGGTGCTGCTTGCTGGACTGGAGGATCCAAGCTGGCAGCTGGACACGCTGAG GTTGGAGCCTTGTGGTGTCCAGTGGTTGAAACCAGGTCTgaggaagt ATTTCTGTGAACTCACTCTGGacccaaacacagcaaacagaaaccTCATCCTGTCCGACAACAACAGAAAGGTGACGTGGACCATAAAAGACCTGTCGTACCCGGATCacccagacagatttgactactgctgtcagctgctgtgtgctgaTGGTCTGACTGGCCGCTCTTACTGGGAGGTGGAGTGGGAAGGAGAGGATCTGATATCAGTGAGCTATGAAGGAATAAAGAGGAAAGGCGGAGTAGCCGACAGCAGGTTTGGAGGAAATGAGCAGTCGTggagtctgtgctgctctgctggtggTTACTCTGTGTGGCACAACAACAGAGAGATcgtcctccactcctccacctgctcagaTTCCAACAGAGTGGCAGTGTATGTGGACCACGCTGCCGGCACGCTGTCCTTCTACACGGTGTCCTCTGACATGCTGAGCCACCTCTACACCTTCCACTGCTCATTCACTGAGCCTCTCTACCCCGGCTTTGGCTTCCTGTTTGGTTTCAGGGTCTGCTCAGGCTTTTCCCTGGCTCTGTGTTCAGTGGGcggctctgttcagtttagagtcTCCGGTGTACATGACAATGGTCAGACTGACATCAGCCATGTGTGA
- the LOC114853234 gene encoding NLR family CARD domain-containing protein 3-like, with amino-acid sequence MSLRSDNSKEEPPFFAEEEDWTHHTQGQSVLDRRSDLDLIFLELEANIIYFVKHELKRHKKFLSSDYLGGPGEEEPMLDDSSREAFLKITLNFLKIKHVQLADCLHSRTVAAGCQRELKSTLKENFRYSFEGTGKSRDPTPLNLIYTELHITEGEDGEISSKHEARQIEVASRKQIQKETTISCKEIFKPSPGSFQPVKTVMMKGVAGIGKTVLTQKYTLDWAEGKTNQDIDFTFPFTFRELNVLKDKRYSLVKLIHDHFIKVKEPGICRFEEFNVLFIFDGLDECRLPLDFKGNEILSDASEVTTVDVLLTNLIRGKLLPSAHIWMTTRPAAAGLIPSDLVNVITEVRGFSDPQKEEYFRKRFPEEKLAERIVSHIKTSRSLHVMCHIPVFCWIIATVLEEALKSKEEAELPKTLTEMYIHFLVVQAKLTNIKYLGGAETDPHWNPENKNTILSLGKLAFEQLRKGNLIFYDSDLTECGIDVRAASVYSGVFTQIFREESGLYQEKVFCFIHLSVQEFLAALYVHLTFINSGVNLLSEEQLVFKTSTTRSAESAVTHFYQNAVDETLLSPNGHLDLFLRLLLGLSLEKNQILLRGLQTHIESGLQTQQRNIRYIKRKIEEIPSAERSIVLFHCLNELNDQTLVAEIQGFLSSGNISSRNLSPAQWAALVFILLTSDKELDVFDLSKYSASEDALLKLLPVVKASRKAQLSGCNLSDRSCEALSSVLSSKSSSLRELDLSNNDLQDSGVKLLTIGLMSPHCALETLRLSLCNLSARSCETLCSVLSSEICSLRELDLSNNNLEDSGVKLLSAGLKTCALETLRLSGCLITEKGFESLASALSSNPSHLRELDLSYNHPGETGVKVLLAGLEDPSWQLDTLRLEPCGVQWLKPGLRKYFCELTLDPNTANRNLILSDNNRKVAWTIKDLSYPDHPDRFDYCCQLLCADGLTGRSYWEVEWEGEDLISVSYEGIKRKGGVADSRFGGNEQSWSLCCSAGGYSVWHNNREIVLHSSTCSDSNRVAVYVDHAAGTLSFYTVSSDMLSHLYTFHCSFTEPLYPGFGFLFGFRVCSGFSLALCSA; translated from the exons ATGTCTTTGAGGAGCGATAATTCAAAGGAGGAGCCTCCGTTTtttgctgaggaggaggattggACCCACCATACACA AGGCCAGTCTGTCCTGGATAGGCGTTCAGACCTGGACCTGATATTTTTG GAGCTTGAGGCtaacatcatttattttgtgaaaCATGAACTTAAAAGACACAAGAAATTTCTGAGTTCAGATTACTTGGGGGGTCCAGGGGAGGAAGAGCCGATGCTGGATGATTCCAGCAGAGAggcatttctgaagatcacgCTGAACTTCCTGAAGATAAAACATGTGCAGCTGGCAGACTGTCTCCACAGCA GAACTGTTGCTGCCGGTTGCCAGCGTGAACTCAAATCTACTCTGAAGGAAAACTTCCGCTATTCATTTGAGGGCACCGGAAAAAGCAGGGACCCAACTCCTCTGAATctgatctacacagagctgcacatcacagagggagaggatggGGAGATCAGCTCTAAGCACGAGGCCAGACAGATTGAAGTTGCATCGAGGAAACAAATCCAAAAAGAAACTACAATAAGTTGCAAAGAAATATTTAAACCCTCACCCGGATCATTCCAACCAGTCAAGACGGTGATGATGAAGGGGGTGGCTGGCATTGGTAAGACGGTCCTTACACAGAAAtacactctggactgggctgaaggcaaAACCAACCAGGACATAGACTTCACATTCCCATTCACTTTCAGAGAGCTCAACGTGCTAAAAGACAAGCGCTACAGTTTAGTGAAGCTTATCCATGACCACTTTATTAAAGTCAAGGAACcaggaatctgcaggtttgaagAGTTTAATGTTCTGTTTATCTTCGATGGTTTGGACGAGTGTCGACTTCCCCTCGATTTCAAAGGCAACGAGATCCTGAGTGACGCCTCGGAGGTGACcacagtggatgtgctgctgacaaacctcatcagggGGAAACTGCTCCCCTCTGCTCACATCTGGATGACCACGCGACCAGCAGCGGCCGGTCTGATCCCGTCAGATCTGGTTAACGTGATCACAGAGGTGAGAGGCTTTAGTGACCCACAGAAagaggagtacttcaggaagagattcccAGAGGAGAAGCTGGCTGAACGAATAGtttcccacatcaagacgtcccGAAGCCTCCATGTCATGTGTCacatcccagtgttctgctggatcattGCAACAGTTCTGGAAGAGGCGCtgaaaagcaaagaagaagcagagctgCCCAAAACgctgactgagatgtacattcacttcctggtggttcaggcCAAACTGACAAACATCAAGTACCTTGGAGGAGCGGAAACAGATCCTCACTGGAATCCAGAAAACAAGAACACGATTCTGTCTCTTGGAAAACTTGCGTTTGAGCAGCTGAGAAAAGGCAACTTGATTTTCTATGactcagacctgacagagtgcggcatcgatgtcagagcgGCCTCCGTGTACTCAGGcgtgttcacacagatctttaGAGAAGAGAGTGGGCTGTACCAGGAGAAGGTCTTCTGCTTCATCCAtttgagcgttcaggagttctTGGCTGCTCTTTACGTCCATCTGACATTCATTAACTCTGGAGTCAATCTGCTGTCAGAAGAACAGCTGGTTTTCAAGACGTCCACAACAAGAAGTGCCGaatctgcagtgacacacttCTACCAGAATGCAGTGGACGAGACTTTGCTGAGTCCAAACGGACACTTGGACTTGTTCCTGCGCCTTCTTCTCGGCCTCTCGCTAGAAAAGAACCAGATTCTGCTTCGaggtctgcagacacacatagAAAGTggcctgcagacacagcagaggAATATCAGATACATCAAGAGGAAGATTGAGGAGATTCcctcagcagagaggagcatcGTTCTGTTTCACTGTCTGAACGAGCTGAACGATCAGACTTTGGTAGCAGAGATCCAGGGGTTCCTGAGTTCAGGGAACATCTCCAGTAGGAACCTCTCTCCTGCTCAGTGGGCGGCTCTGGTCTTCATCTTGCTGACATCAGACAAAGAACTGGATGTGTTTGACCTCAGCAAATATTCAGCTTCAGAAGATGCtctactgaagctgctgccaGTGGTCAAAGCCTCCAGAAAAGCTCA GCTGAGTGGCTGTAATCTGTCagacagaagctgtgaagctctgtcctcagtcctCAGCTCTAAGTCATCCAgcctgagagaactggacctgagcaacaacgacctgcaggactcaggagTGAAGCTTCTGACCATTGGATTGATGAGTCCTCACTGTGCACTGGAAACTCTTAG GCTGAGTCTATGTAACCTCTCAGCAAGAAGCTGTGAAACTCTGTGCTCAGTTCTCAgctcagagatctgcagcctgAGAGAGCTGGACTTGAGCAACAACAACCTTGAGGACTCAGGAGTGAAGCTTctctctgctggactgaagactTGTGCTCTGGAAACTCTGCG gctttCAGGTTGTCTGATCACAGAGAAAGGGTTTGaatctctggcctcagctctgagctccaatccttcccatctgagagagctggacctcagctacaatcatccaggagagaCGGGGGTGAAGGTGCTGCTTGCTGGACTGGAGGATCCAAGCTGGCAGCTGGACACGCTGAG GTTGGAGCCTTGTGGTGTCCAGTGGTTGAAACCAGGTCTgaggaagt ATTTCTGTGAACTCACTCTGGacccaaacacagcaaacagaaaccTCATCCTGTCCGACAACAACAGAAAGGTGGCGTGGACCATAAAAGACCTGTCGTACCCGGATCacccagacagatttgactactgctgtcagctgctgtgtgctgaTGGTCTGACTGGCCGCTCTTACTGGGAGGTGGAGTGGGAAGGAGAGGATCTGATATCAGTGAGCTATGAAGGAATCAAGAGGAAAGGCGGAGTAGCCGACAGCAGGTTTGGAGGAAATGAGCAGTCGTggagtctgtgctgctctgctggtggTTACTCTGTGTGGCACAACAACAGAGAGATcgtcctccactcctccacctgctcagaTTCCAACAGAGTGGCAGTGTATGTGGACCACGCTGCCGGCA